ATGGAGCGCTATGGCAATTTAAGAAATAAGCTTTTTCAGTTTTTTATGGATAAAGGTGTTTATTTAAGACCTCTCGGAAATACAATTTATATTTTGCCACCATTTGTAATTACAGAAGCACAATTAAAAGCTGTTTATAGTGCTATACTAGAGGCTTTAGAGTCTTTTTCTTAGGGCATCTAAATTTTTAAGTTAAGGCCAATAAACTCGGCTACTATTCACGATATTTGCAGTATCAAATCTACGCTTTGCAACACCCAATATATATAAAAGGCATATCTACAGTTTCTGCTTTGGGAAGCCATCCTGATGATATTTGGACTAATTATTTGTCTCAACGCTCTTTTTTAAAATCTAAGAAAATAGATGATATTCCAACATTTGTTGGAGAGCTTTCTAACACAGATAAAGAACGTGTTGAGCAATTAAAACAATCTGATAAATTATATGCAGAGTTAGATAACTCTGTGTTGTACGCAATGCTATGTGGAAGAGATTTAATTTTAAAAGCACCGCTTAACACAACAGATTTTGGAATAAACGTAGGGTCATCTAGAGGTGCCACTACGTTGTTTGAAAATTATCATGAGCAATACATAAAATCTGGACAAACCTCTACATTAAGCTCACCTACTACTACTTTAGGGAATATATCCAGTTGGCTAGCTCAAGATTTACAAAGCAAAGGCCCTAGGTTTTCTCATAGTATAACATGTTCTACAGCATTTCATGCGATATTAAATGGTGTAGCTTGGTTGCAAGCACAAATGGCCGAAGAGTTTATAGTTGGTGGTAGTGAAGCACCATTAACTCCTTTTACCATAGCGCAAATGCGAGCTATGAAAATTTATGCTGAGGTTGGTCAAGTAAAAAACCCTAACTATCCAAACCAAGCACTTAATTTAAGTAAAACGCGAAATTCTATGATTTTAGGTGAAGGTTCTGGTTTAATAACTTTATCTAAAATACAATCTGAACAAAATGTTGGTGAGATTAAAGGGATTGGTTTTGGAACAGAGACATTAAAACATAGTGCTTCAATTTCTAAAGATGCGGCTTGTATGCAGGCTTCAATGCGTATGGCAATAAAGCAAATAAACCCAAAAGATATTGATGTTGTGGTATGCCATGCGCCAGGAACTGTTAAAGGCGATCAAGCTGAAATAAATGCTATTAAAGATGTCTTTGGAGAACATATGCCAGCTGTAACTTCGAATAAATGGCAACTAGGTCATACATTTGGAGCTTCAGGAATATTAAGTTTAGAAATGGCGCTTCTTATGCTAAAGCATCAAAAATTTATAGGAGTTCCTTTTATTGAAAATCAAATTCAACCTAAAAGAATTAAGAACATACTTGTAAATGCTGTAGGTTTTGGAGGAAATTCTGTTTCAATTTTGGTTTCACTTTAAAGCTATGTTAGCATTTAGAAAGAAACTCGTCTAACACCAAGATTATAAAAACTAACCTCTAATTTTTAGGTAACCCACATTTTCAACTTAACAAACGTTTTGAAAGAACCCCATATAAAAGTCATCATTCCAGCATTTAATGAAGCCAATTCAATTGGTCGTGTTATTGCAGATATTCCCAAACATGTTAATGAGGTTATTGTGGTTAGTAACAACTCAACAGATAAAACTATTGCCATTGCAGAAAGTGCTGGAGCTACAGTTTTAGAGGAAAACCAAAGAGGTTATGGTTATGCCTGTTTAAAAGGCTTGGCTTATATAAAAGAACGTTTGGTAAAGCCAGATATTATAGTTTTTCTAGATGGCGATTATAGTGATTACCCAGAGTATTTAGATGTCATAGTAAGGCCAATTATTAAGTGCGATGTCGATTTAGTTATTGGTGCTAGGGCAAAAGAGCTTAGAGAAGATGGTAGTATGACAACACCCCAAATCTTTGGTAACTGGCTAGCAACTCGTTTAATGAAACTCTTTTTTAAAAGTAGATTTACAGACCTTGGTCCTTTTAGAGCCATAAAATATGAGACATTACTGGGTCTTGAGATGGAAGACAAAACTTATGGCTGGACAGTTGAGATGCAACTAAAGGCATTAAAGCAAAGATTGGCATATACAGAAGTTAAAGTGCCGTATAGAAACAGAATAGGTGTCTCTAAAATATCAGGCACTTTAAAAGGTGCTATATTTGCTGGCGTTAAAATTTTAGGTTGGATCTTTAAATACAGTTTCAAGTAATGGA
This region of Croceibacter atlanticus HTCC2559 genomic DNA includes:
- a CDS encoding beta-ketoacyl synthase N-terminal-like domain-containing protein; its protein translation is MQHPIYIKGISTVSALGSHPDDIWTNYLSQRSFLKSKKIDDIPTFVGELSNTDKERVEQLKQSDKLYAELDNSVLYAMLCGRDLILKAPLNTTDFGINVGSSRGATTLFENYHEQYIKSGQTSTLSSPTTTLGNISSWLAQDLQSKGPRFSHSITCSTAFHAILNGVAWLQAQMAEEFIVGGSEAPLTPFTIAQMRAMKIYAEVGQVKNPNYPNQALNLSKTRNSMILGEGSGLITLSKIQSEQNVGEIKGIGFGTETLKHSASISKDAACMQASMRMAIKQINPKDIDVVVCHAPGTVKGDQAEINAIKDVFGEHMPAVTSNKWQLGHTFGASGILSLEMALLMLKHQKFIGVPFIENQIQPKRIKNILVNAVGFGGNSVSILVSL
- a CDS encoding glycosyltransferase family 2 protein, whose translation is MKEPHIKVIIPAFNEANSIGRVIADIPKHVNEVIVVSNNSTDKTIAIAESAGATVLEENQRGYGYACLKGLAYIKERLVKPDIIVFLDGDYSDYPEYLDVIVRPIIKCDVDLVIGARAKELREDGSMTTPQIFGNWLATRLMKLFFKSRFTDLGPFRAIKYETLLGLEMEDKTYGWTVEMQLKALKQRLAYTEVKVPYRNRIGVSKISGTLKGAIFAGVKILGWIFKYSFK